A single region of the Melospiza georgiana isolate bMelGeo1 chromosome 7, bMelGeo1.pri, whole genome shotgun sequence genome encodes:
- the CAVIN2 gene encoding caveolae-associated protein 2, whose translation MGEAAAGSAVPPLPAAEAGGGQVNALTVLALLEKLVSMLEAVEGNQRQMEQSQRGLERTVRGIQEDLVKLCRSHGATGETVEKLLEKSRKVCANTRAVRERLDRQCDQVRRLEQHHAQLLRRDRFKVLIFQEENEIPASVFAKEPIPSITEGKEEPMDENKTLEETLHTVELGSDDEMFPEGDDLDDSAEEKTEESRAEKLKRSSLKKVDSLKKAFSRQNIEKKMNKISTKIVSPERREKIKKSLTVHHQKSSSGKGPGFKVGFGTKKGREGESPAEAEDRPSETASTEQAENEDEVSFASMHSDMTPSTSLAEQGKAAGDTPEKEAAGEGKASMNNNIELSIVEDDEEYRVPLEASSQKLLDERNPFSGEMEQSDEETTQAAVLQVDQTA comes from the exons ATGGGCGAGGCCGCGGCGGGCAGCGCGGTGCCGCCGCTGCCGGCGGCCGAGGCGGGCGGCGGGCAGGTGAACGCGCTGAccgtgctggccctgctggagaAGCTGGTGTCCATGCTGGAGGCGGTGGAAGGGAACCAGCGGCAGATGGAGCAGAGTCAGCGGGGCCTGGAAAGGACGGTGCGGGGCATCCAGGAGGACCTGGTGAAGCTGTGCCGCAGCCACGGCGCCACGGGCGAGACGgtggagaagctgctggagaagTCGCGGAAGGTGTGCGCGAACACCCGCGCCGTGCGGGAGCGCCTGGACCGCCAGTGCGACCAGGTGCGGCGGCTGGAGCAGCACCACGCCCAGCTGCTCCGCCGAGACCGCTTCAAGGTGCTCATCTTCCAG GAGGAAAATGAGATCCCTGCCAGTGTTTTTGCAAAAGAGCCCATTCCCAGCattacagaaggaaaagaggagCCCATGGATGAGAACAAAACACTGGAAGAAACCTTGCACACAGTGGAGTTGGGTTCAGATGATGAAATGTTTCCTGAGGGAGATGACTTGGATGACAGCgcagaggagaaaacagaagaatCAAGAGCTGAGAAACTTAAAAGATCTAGCCTCAAGAAGGTGGACAGCCTGAAGAAAGCGTTTTCCCGCCAAAACATTGAGAAGAAGATGAACAAGATCAGCACAAAGATCGTGTCGCCCGAACGGAGAGAGAAGATCAAGAAGTCACTCACTGTGCATCACCAGAAATCCTCCTCTGGCAAGGGCCCGGGTTTCAAAGTGGGATTTGGCACGAAGAAAGGCCGTGAGGGGGAGAGCCCCGCGGAAGCCGAGGACAGGCCCTCGGAGACGGCGAGCACCGAGCAGGCCGAGAACGAGGACGAGGTGTCCTTCGCCAGCATGCACTCGGACATgacccccagcacctccctggccGAGCAGGGCAAGGCAGCCGGCGACACCCCGGAGAAGGAGGCCgcaggggaagggaaggccTCGATGAACAACAACATCGAGCTGTCCATCGTGGAAGACGACGAAGAGTACCGCGTGCCTCTAGAAGCTTCTAGCCAGAAACTGTTGGATGAGAGAAACCCATTTAGTGGGGAGATGGAGCAGTCTGATGAAGAAACGACCCAAGCAGCCGTCCTGCAGGTGGACCAAACAGCATAG